A genomic window from Ischnura elegans chromosome 10, ioIscEleg1.1, whole genome shotgun sequence includes:
- the LOC124167278 gene encoding 60S ribosomal protein L32, producing the protein MAITPVYKPKIVKKRTKKFIRHQSDRYVKLRRNWRKPKGIDNRVRRRFKGQYLMPSIGYGSCKKTKHMLPNGFRKVLVHNVKELEILMMQNRKYCAEIAHAVSSKKRKSIVERAQQLSIRVTNANARLRSEENE; encoded by the exons ATGGCTATAACCCCGGTTTATAAACCTAAAATTGTGAAGAAGAGGACGAAGAAGTTCATTCGCCATCAAAGTGACCGATATGTGAAGCTAAGG AGGAACTGGAGAAAGCCCAAGGGTATTGACAACCGTGTGAGGAGGAGGTTTAAGGGACAATATTTAATGCCATCAATTGGTTACGGTAGCTGTAAGAAAACGAAGCACATGCTGCCGAATGGTTTCCGCAAAGTTCTTGTCCACAACGTTAag GAGTTAGAAATTTTGATGATGCAGAATCGCAAGTATTGTGCAGAAATTGCTCATGCAGTCTCGtcaaagaagaggaaatctatTGTTGAAAGAGCCCAGCAGCTATCCATAAGAGTGACAAACGCTAATGCTAGGCTACGTTCTGAGGAAAATGAGTAA